A stretch of Alkalicella caledoniensis DNA encodes these proteins:
- a CDS encoding SurA N-terminal domain-containing protein: protein MFTKKSIVILTVILVGILAIGCSSNSSKKIPDVVATVNGVDIDKEMFENTVSRVREEYEWQGYDFEGEEGKELLEQLWEMVIKSLIEQEALFQQAVEEGYAVSEEVLDEEYDYIKGQFESDEEFQTALDESNYTSESFRELLARDLAIEQFLDDKIQEPTVTEEEKMDVYNEYKEQTQLQAELTGQEAEILTFEEVEEEIIYSVKQQKQHVQLSDLIDEILANSQIEKFI, encoded by the coding sequence ATGTTTACTAAAAAAAGTATAGTGATTTTGACAGTAATCTTAGTGGGTATTTTAGCAATAGGTTGCAGTTCTAATAGCTCCAAAAAAATCCCAGACGTGGTGGCTACTGTTAATGGTGTTGATATTGATAAAGAGATGTTTGAAAATACAGTAAGTAGAGTAAGAGAAGAATACGAATGGCAAGGTTATGATTTCGAAGGTGAAGAAGGCAAAGAGTTATTAGAGCAATTATGGGAAATGGTCATAAAGAGTTTGATTGAACAAGAAGCATTATTTCAACAAGCAGTAGAAGAAGGATATGCAGTTTCTGAGGAAGTTTTAGATGAAGAGTATGATTATATCAAAGGACAGTTTGAAAGTGATGAGGAATTCCAAACTGCCCTTGATGAAAGCAATTACACATCTGAGAGTTTCAGAGAATTATTGGCTAGGGATCTTGCCATTGAACAGTTTTTAGATGATAAAATTCAAGAGCCTACAGTGACAGAAGAAGAGAAGATGGATGTTTATAATGAATATAAAGAACAGACTCAGCTGCAAGCTGAACTAACTGGACAAGAAGCTGAAATTCTGACCTTTGAAGAAGTTGAAGAAGAAATTATATATAGCGTAAAACAGCAGAAACAACATGTTCAACTATCAGACCTAATAGATGAAATTTTGGCTAATAGCCAAATAGAAAAGTTTATCTAA
- a CDS encoding RluA family pseudouridine synthase yields the protein MEIEILYEDPHLIVCVKPPKVPSQGDPTGDADMLTLLKEHLKKEYPKVKNPYLGLVHRLDRPVGGVMVFAKTKEANGFLSKQMQDKSFQKKYLVVACGKPEQTQGELKDFLLKLSSVNMSKVVETGTKNSKEAILEYEVLKTIKDEQYGQLSLMKINLKTGRHHQIRVQLAYSGLGIWGDNKYNKAFVKNKEWTQIALWSTELSFIHPKTKKRLVYTSIPEEVLPFSLFTNIL from the coding sequence ATGGAAATAGAGATACTATACGAAGACCCCCATTTAATAGTTTGTGTAAAACCCCCTAAGGTACCCTCTCAAGGTGATCCTACAGGAGATGCGGATATGCTTACGTTACTAAAGGAACACCTTAAAAAAGAATATCCTAAAGTCAAAAATCCATATTTAGGATTAGTTCACAGGCTAGATAGGCCCGTGGGTGGAGTAATGGTATTCGCTAAAACTAAAGAGGCAAACGGGTTTTTGTCAAAGCAAATGCAGGACAAAAGCTTTCAGAAGAAGTACCTAGTTGTAGCATGTGGTAAACCTGAGCAAACTCAAGGAGAACTTAAGGACTTTCTTTTAAAGTTATCATCTGTAAATATGTCAAAGGTAGTTGAAACTGGAACAAAGAATTCTAAGGAAGCAATTTTAGAGTATGAGGTTTTAAAAACAATAAAAGATGAACAATATGGACAACTGAGTCTTATGAAAATTAATTTAAAGACTGGTAGACATCATCAGATAAGAGTACAATTAGCATACTCCGGTCTGGGCATCTGGGGTGATAACAAATACAATAAAGCTTTTGTTAAGAATAAAGAATGGACACAAATTGCCCTCTGGTCCACAGAACTTAGTTTTATACACCCAAAAACCAAGAAGAGATTAGTGTATACATCCATACCAGAAGAAGTTTTGCCATTTTCGTTGTTTACAAATATTTTATAA
- a CDS encoding GNAT family N-acetyltransferase, whose protein sequence is MFKVEKRDETLAKRIVNTNSDMSFAGVLCGNNPGEVWVDNLTDPKAAIVFYEGQTGFQFMGEFSEQILKNNLKFFVYNSAKEFLKNKADYFDFSLDDERWLDVIKGILQDTIIEESTQLVYKLEDNAFNDELEVNDNGKQIDSKFIYAIKNGDVTNPEFLLDYLKTWWGTVDKYLEKGHGFAAVEDGKIVSFAISSSAYGNIQAIGVETLKDYRRKGLAASLIKSLLKLFKEKDIIPWWDCWENNIASQKTAEKNGLKLYYKYKVCTIKY, encoded by the coding sequence ATGTTCAAGGTTGAAAAAAGAGATGAAACACTGGCAAAAAGAATAGTCAACACCAATAGTGATATGAGTTTTGCAGGTGTACTATGTGGTAATAACCCTGGGGAAGTTTGGGTTGATAATTTAACGGACCCCAAAGCAGCAATAGTATTTTATGAAGGACAGACGGGGTTTCAGTTTATGGGTGAGTTTAGTGAACAAATTCTAAAAAACAATCTTAAGTTTTTTGTATATAATTCAGCTAAAGAGTTCCTGAAGAATAAAGCAGATTACTTTGATTTCTCCCTTGATGATGAAAGATGGTTAGATGTTATAAAGGGTATTTTACAAGACACAATTATTGAGGAAAGCACACAACTTGTATATAAATTAGAAGATAACGCATTTAATGATGAATTAGAGGTCAATGATAATGGAAAACAAATAGATAGTAAATTTATCTACGCCATAAAAAATGGTGATGTGACAAATCCAGAATTCCTGCTGGACTATTTAAAAACATGGTGGGGAACCGTGGATAAATACTTGGAGAAGGGACATGGGTTCGCTGCTGTAGAAGATGGCAAGATAGTAAGCTTTGCAATATCCAGTTCTGCATATGGTAACATACAGGCTATAGGTGTGGAAACTCTAAAGGATTATAGAAGGAAAGGATTAGCAGCTTCATTGATTAAATCTTTATTAAAACTATTTAAAGAAAAAGACATTATCCCTTGGTGGGACTGTTGGGAAAATAATATAGCTTCCCAAAAAACAGCCGAAAAAAACGGACTAAAGCTATATTATAAGTACAAAGTTTGTACAATAAAATACTAA
- a CDS encoding serine hydrolase domain-containing protein translates to MSIKKNIEEVFNKYVENENFSGVGFVRQGSEAIFHKAYGYAHRGFKIPNNLNTKFDTASITKMFTAVSILQLVDKGLVTLDHKVLDIIDIGESKISSEITIYQLLTHTSGIADDADEEAGESYEEIWKEKPNYSVKETVDYLAQFIYKEPKFAPGQGCSYNNCAFILLGLVIEKVTGKSYREYVKENIFDVIGMSNTGFYSMDEVVGNMAEHYASILDDEENIIGYRKNIYSYPTIGSADAGALTTPEDLDLFIRSLRDGNLLSKKSTECLFKPKEFYKRYGKVTQYMGYGFQFFIRNDDEEIFYIQKDGINSGVSCVMNYYPQYDLTIIIMSNQQANVWDLGWEVQEVIIGKII, encoded by the coding sequence ATGAGTATTAAAAAAAATATAGAAGAAGTATTTAACAAATATGTAGAAAACGAGAATTTTTCTGGAGTGGGATTTGTAAGGCAAGGTTCTGAAGCAATATTTCACAAAGCTTATGGGTATGCACATAGGGGATTTAAGATACCCAATAACCTAAACACTAAGTTTGATACGGCATCAATTACAAAGATGTTCACAGCTGTGTCTATTCTCCAGCTGGTTGACAAAGGTTTAGTTACTTTAGACCATAAGGTCTTAGATATAATAGATATTGGTGAGTCTAAAATAAGTAGTGAAATCACCATATATCAATTATTGACCCACACCTCAGGGATAGCAGATGATGCTGATGAAGAGGCGGGGGAAAGCTATGAGGAAATTTGGAAGGAAAAACCTAATTACTCTGTAAAAGAAACCGTTGACTACTTAGCACAATTTATCTATAAGGAACCTAAGTTTGCCCCAGGACAAGGGTGTAGTTATAATAACTGTGCATTTATTCTCCTTGGATTAGTTATTGAAAAAGTCACAGGGAAAAGTTATAGAGAGTATGTTAAAGAAAATATTTTTGATGTTATAGGTATGTCTAACACAGGGTTTTATTCAATGGATGAAGTTGTTGGAAATATGGCAGAACACTATGCTTCAATATTAGATGATGAAGAGAATATCATAGGATATAGAAAAAACATTTACTCCTACCCGACCATAGGGTCTGCAGATGCAGGTGCTTTAACAACCCCTGAAGACTTGGATTTATTTATCCGAAGTTTAAGGGATGGTAATTTGCTGTCAAAAAAATCAACTGAATGTTTATTTAAGCCTAAAGAGTTTTATAAAAGATATGGTAAGGTAACTCAGTACATGGGCTATGGATTCCAATTTTTCATAAGGAACGATGACGAAGAGATTTTTTATATTCAAAAAGACGGTATCAACTCAGGAGTAAGCTGTGTTATGAACTACTACCCACAGTATGACCTAACAATAATAATAATGTCTAATCAACAAGCAAATGTTTGGGACTTAGGATGGGAGGTCCAAGAAGTTATAATCGGTAAAATTATATAA
- a CDS encoding CD3324 family protein: MKYIKAENVFPQELLVEIQKHIQGEMIYIPKQEGVRKKWGESSGNRKYLEQRNSEISDYFSKGYSIEELAEEFYLSISSIKRIVYSRKN, encoded by the coding sequence ATGAAATATATTAAAGCTGAAAATGTTTTTCCACAGGAACTACTTGTTGAAATACAAAAACATATACAAGGAGAAATGATATATATCCCAAAGCAAGAGGGAGTTAGAAAGAAGTGGGGAGAATCTTCGGGCAATCGGAAGTACCTAGAGCAAAGGAACAGTGAAATTAGTGACTACTTTTCTAAAGGATATAGTATTGAAGAACTTGCTGAGGAATTTTACCTATCTATTTCAAGTATCAAGAGGATTGTGTATTCAAGGAAGAACTAA
- a CDS encoding metallophosphoesterase: protein MKKILLIALGLFMFMAIYGGMNYYVYKSIVAGIEIAGITLILVRLSFWVLGTAYIGGQILKRKVTTSNLTYLGSVWMGILGISMTIFLVRDLSAWLLPIDNDLYLVAYMIILIMIIYSFFKVKAGPKIKCVDINRSKNNGKSTSIIHLADIHLGVMTSEKWLEDVVKKVNDLNGDMVVITGDMVDDSFHIVKKFAPKMASIKAKNGVFAVAGNHEHYQGIHNFYEFCKAANITVLDNESIMVDDKINLIGIDDNLVKSGTLYQKVGELIGKDKDSYNVLLLHQPVGFNKLSEMGVHLQLSGHTHKGQLPPLNMLVPIKYPYSYGLHSLGNSHIYTTSGTGTWGPPMRLFTNSEIVRINVS, encoded by the coding sequence TTGAAAAAGATACTATTGATTGCACTGGGCCTATTTATGTTTATGGCCATATATGGTGGCATGAATTACTATGTGTATAAAAGCATAGTTGCAGGGATAGAAATTGCTGGTATAACTTTAATTTTAGTTAGGTTATCTTTCTGGGTGCTAGGCACAGCGTACATAGGTGGTCAGATTTTAAAAAGAAAGGTAACTACATCAAATCTAACTTATTTAGGGTCCGTCTGGATGGGAATTTTAGGTATATCAATGACTATCTTTTTAGTTAGAGACTTGAGTGCATGGCTATTACCTATAGATAATGACCTATACCTAGTAGCTTATATGATTATCTTGATAATGATAATATATTCCTTTTTTAAAGTTAAAGCTGGACCTAAGATTAAGTGTGTTGACATAAATAGAAGTAAAAACAATGGCAAATCAACATCAATTATTCATCTAGCGGATATACATCTAGGTGTAATGACCTCGGAAAAGTGGTTAGAAGATGTTGTTAAAAAAGTTAATGATTTAAATGGCGATATGGTAGTTATAACCGGTGATATGGTAGATGATTCATTCCATATTGTTAAAAAGTTTGCTCCCAAAATGGCTAGTATCAAAGCTAAAAATGGGGTTTTTGCAGTTGCAGGAAACCACGAGCATTATCAGGGAATTCATAACTTCTACGAATTCTGTAAAGCAGCAAATATAACTGTATTAGATAATGAATCCATAATGGTGGATGATAAAATAAATCTAATTGGCATAGATGATAACCTCGTTAAAAGCGGTACTTTATACCAAAAAGTGGGCGAACTCATTGGTAAGGATAAAGATTCATATAATGTTTTATTACTTCACCAACCTGTGGGGTTTAATAAGCTGTCTGAGATGGGTGTACACCTACAGCTTTCTGGACATACCCACAAAGGGCAACTCCCACCTTTAAACATGTTGGTTCCAATAAAATATCCATACTCCTATGGTTTACATTCTCTAGGAAACTCACATATATACACAACATCAGGAACGGGCACATGGGGTCCACCCATGCGTTTATTTACTAACAGTGAGATTGTTAGGATCAACGTAAGTTAA
- a CDS encoding branched-chain amino acid transporter permease, whose product MPNTNTYTMIGIFIIALVTFGTRVVPFLLFRQDKAVPKFIEYIGTYLPPAVMAMLIIYSVRNVEFNRPHFGAPEILAVFTVAIVHLWKNNYLFSIFTGTITYMILVQFIF is encoded by the coding sequence ATGCCTAATACCAATACTTACACAATGATAGGAATTTTTATAATCGCATTGGTGACCTTTGGTACAAGGGTAGTACCTTTTTTATTGTTTAGGCAGGATAAGGCAGTACCAAAATTCATTGAGTATATTGGTACCTATTTACCACCTGCAGTTATGGCTATGCTTATAATATACTCCGTTAGGAATGTTGAGTTTAACAGGCCACATTTCGGGGCACCAGAAATTCTGGCGGTATTTACTGTTGCTATAGTTCATTTATGGAAGAATAACTACTTGTTCAGTATTTTTACAGGCACCATTACTTATATGATACTTGTTCAATTTATCTTTTAA
- a CDS encoding AzlC family ABC transporter permease: MKKEIKAAIPVTLPVMMGYVSVGTAFGLLFEQTGYNFLWAFLMSSIVYAGAMQFIAIQLFTAGVGFVEMAIVTLFVNLRHMFYGLSFIKFFNGMGRRKTYMIFSLTDETYSLLGNVKIPEGLDKRKFFFTIAIMNQLYWITGTMIGSLAGTMINFNTEGLDFAMTALFVVIFIDQWRSYKTHLPAIIGTICTGLALWVFGPEQIILPAMASITLALVMFRKQIEGSQKEEEKDA, from the coding sequence ATGAAAAAGGAAATAAAAGCAGCAATACCAGTGACCTTGCCTGTAATGATGGGTTATGTCTCTGTTGGAACAGCATTTGGGTTGTTGTTTGAACAAACAGGTTACAACTTTTTATGGGCCTTTCTTATGAGTAGCATAGTATATGCTGGAGCAATGCAATTTATAGCTATTCAACTATTTACTGCTGGTGTAGGCTTCGTAGAAATGGCTATAGTAACTTTGTTTGTCAATTTAAGGCATATGTTCTATGGGTTATCTTTTATTAAGTTTTTTAATGGGATGGGAAGAAGAAAAACATATATGATTTTTTCATTAACTGATGAAACCTACTCACTACTAGGTAATGTAAAAATCCCTGAGGGTCTAGATAAGAGAAAGTTTTTCTTTACCATAGCTATTATGAACCAACTTTATTGGATAACAGGTACAATGATAGGTTCTTTAGCTGGAACAATGATTAATTTTAACACAGAAGGTTTAGATTTCGCTATGACAGCATTATTTGTAGTTATTTTTATTGATCAGTGGAGAAGTTACAAAACACATCTACCAGCAATCATTGGTACCATTTGCACAGGACTTGCTCTATGGGTATTTGGCCCAGAGCAAATAATATTACCTGCCATGGCATCTATTACTCTAGCCCTTGTTATGTTCAGAAAACAAATTGAGGGGTCGCAAAAGGAGGAAGAAAAAGATGCCTAA
- a CDS encoding ABC transporter permease gives MLKYALKSMWARKSTTILFTIALIVALTISMVAVNISSQISEGFIRADREYDIIIGPNGSETQLLMSTLFFADLPLGVISHDYVTELESRGDLEIVLPFALGDSYRGNNLVGTNPEFLRNKTIVEGNSFTSPFEVVVGYNVAKNHNLQIGDELITSHGVADHSINSLACLFHDHDDEEYLDSHDNTPYKVVGILGRDNSAYDNALYTSIESIWLAHNHTGALTPEEELVTAIIIRSGNQSAAREITSDFNSKPEYQAVHPTSVMRKLTTNIDLSKQVAFLLCSIILVLAFIIVCIMTMLMLDSLNKEVRTLRFLGLNRGIISKYVVYQVLLLGLFSTILSRLLTIGVVYVANMLSSTMGIVLDLGKVYYLEYIIGLVILALCLSPVFIYLNKMYKEALSNEK, from the coding sequence ATGCTTAAATATGCTTTGAAAAGTATGTGGGCGAGGAAATCCACTACCATCCTTTTTACCATTGCCCTAATAGTGGCACTAACCATAAGCATGGTGGCAGTAAACATATCTTCGCAAATAAGTGAAGGCTTTATCCGGGCCGATAGGGAGTATGATATTATAATTGGTCCAAACGGAAGTGAAACACAATTGCTCATGTCAACATTGTTTTTTGCTGATTTGCCCTTGGGTGTCATAAGTCACGATTATGTTACGGAACTAGAAAGCAGGGGGGACCTAGAAATAGTACTACCCTTTGCATTAGGAGATAGCTACAGAGGAAATAACCTAGTAGGAACAAACCCTGAATTTTTGAGGAATAAGACTATAGTAGAAGGAAACAGCTTCACCAGCCCCTTTGAGGTAGTAGTTGGTTACAATGTAGCAAAAAACCATAACCTCCAAATAGGGGATGAGCTGATTACATCCCATGGAGTAGCAGACCATAGTATAAATAGCTTAGCATGCCTATTTCACGACCATGATGATGAAGAATATTTAGATTCCCACGATAATACACCATATAAAGTGGTGGGAATACTGGGAAGAGATAATTCCGCCTATGATAACGCACTATATACTAGTATAGAAAGTATTTGGCTTGCCCATAATCACACTGGTGCACTAACACCTGAGGAAGAATTAGTAACAGCTATCATCATAAGGTCCGGTAATCAATCTGCTGCTAGAGAAATAACCAGTGACTTTAATTCAAAGCCGGAATATCAGGCGGTGCATCCCACATCAGTTATGAGGAAGTTAACTACAAACATAGATTTAAGCAAACAAGTGGCTTTTCTTCTTTGCTCTATTATTTTGGTGTTGGCCTTTATTATCGTGTGTATAATGACCATGCTTATGCTAGATAGCCTAAATAAAGAGGTTAGGACACTAAGATTTTTAGGGCTAAATCGAGGGATAATATCCAAATATGTTGTATATCAAGTTTTGTTACTTGGCCTCTTTAGCACCATACTTTCCAGGCTACTTACCATAGGGGTAGTATATGTGGCAAACATGTTATCATCTACAATGGGTATTGTTCTGGACTTAGGTAAGGTTTATTACCTAGAATATATAATAGGGCTTGTAATTCTTGCCCTATGTTTGTCGCCTGTGTTCATATATCTAAATAAGATGTACAAGGAGGCTTTATCTAATGAGAAATAG
- a CDS encoding ABC transporter ATP-binding protein has product MISLEGVRKVYNRETHISIRDFVFEDGTSYCILGPSGSGKSTLLNIIAGITKPTEGEVCVGENRVSSLLEKELDRFRFEYIGYIPQDLKLLDEFTVVDNLSMVELGGEITKKPEEALKWVGLGHKLRAKIKRLSGGEKQRVAIARVLLKSPKVMLCDEPTGSLNTAKGIEIMELLVKIHKEENNILIVVTHDDRMCKYFDKVIKFEDMLGGIRDA; this is encoded by the coding sequence TTGATTAGTTTAGAGGGTGTGCGTAAGGTTTATAATAGGGAAACCCATATCAGTATTAGGGATTTTGTTTTTGAAGATGGAACATCTTATTGTATTTTAGGACCCTCAGGTTCGGGGAAATCAACCTTGCTTAATATTATTGCAGGAATAACAAAGCCTACAGAAGGAGAAGTTTGTGTTGGTGAAAACCGTGTAAGCTCTTTGCTAGAAAAGGAGCTAGATAGATTTAGGTTTGAGTACATTGGGTATATCCCTCAAGATTTAAAACTCCTTGACGAGTTTACGGTGGTGGACAATCTCTCGATGGTAGAACTTGGTGGAGAAATTACAAAAAAGCCGGAGGAAGCCCTAAAGTGGGTTGGATTAGGGCATAAGCTAAGAGCTAAAATAAAGAGATTATCTGGTGGTGAAAAACAAAGGGTGGCAATAGCAAGGGTACTTTTAAAGTCTCCTAAAGTAATGTTGTGTGATGAACCTACCGGATCTCTAAACACAGCTAAGGGTATAGAAATTATGGAGCTATTAGTTAAAATACATAAAGAAGAAAATAATATTTTAATTGTTGTAACCCATGATGACCGCATGTGTAAATACTTTGATAAAGTAATTAAGTTTGAAGACATGCTAGGGGGTATAAGGGATGCTTAA
- a CDS encoding alanine/glycine:cation symporter family protein: MDLIMDFTNWMWGWPLIIIIVGVSMVYSIGLGFFQFSKFGFIMKNTFGKIFTKETKGEGTLTPFQAVSSALAGTLGMGNIAGVGIAVGVGGPGALFWMWVVAFVAAVAKYAEIALGIKYREKDPETGEYRGGFMYMVTNGLGKNWKWLALVWSFLLFAQFTISGAVQSNSLADVMRSSFDLSPLVVGIITAVLTGIVMLGGIKRIGKLAEKVVPTMAIIYFLGAFIILVLNLGQLPGVFNLIFTSAFSGMAPVGGFVGSTFMLMIRQGFARGVYSNEAGMGTSPIVHSTATTDHPARQGMWGIFEVFIDTIVVCSITGLVILVTGEWQSGEIGASLTATAFRTGLPGNFGHLVVTFATLFFAYTTILLAGYYAEAGGQYCFGNKISIPFRLLYVLILVFGAVGGLQFIWGLFDFFMALTVAINLIVLLFMFKDVRDLTKDFFTSGKYIDDKKDISA, translated from the coding sequence ATGGATTTAATTATGGACTTTACCAACTGGATGTGGGGATGGCCTTTAATTATAATTATCGTTGGCGTCTCTATGGTTTACTCTATAGGTCTTGGTTTTTTTCAATTTTCTAAGTTCGGTTTTATAATGAAGAACACCTTTGGAAAAATATTTACAAAAGAGACCAAAGGTGAAGGTACATTGACACCATTCCAAGCCGTTTCCTCGGCACTTGCAGGTACCTTAGGTATGGGTAATATTGCAGGTGTTGGTATAGCAGTTGGAGTAGGTGGCCCAGGTGCATTGTTTTGGATGTGGGTGGTAGCCTTTGTAGCTGCTGTGGCAAAATATGCAGAGATAGCTTTAGGTATTAAGTATCGTGAAAAGGACCCTGAAACTGGGGAATATCGTGGTGGGTTCATGTATATGGTTACAAATGGTTTGGGCAAGAATTGGAAGTGGCTAGCATTAGTTTGGAGTTTCTTATTGTTTGCTCAATTTACCATAAGTGGAGCTGTACAGTCTAATTCTTTAGCAGATGTTATGAGGTCTTCATTTGATTTAAGTCCTTTGGTTGTAGGTATAATAACTGCTGTATTAACAGGTATTGTTATGCTTGGTGGCATTAAGAGGATTGGAAAGTTGGCGGAGAAAGTTGTTCCTACAATGGCAATTATTTACTTCTTAGGAGCTTTTATAATTCTAGTCCTTAACCTTGGTCAACTACCAGGTGTATTTAATCTAATCTTTACAAGTGCTTTTAGCGGCATGGCGCCAGTTGGTGGTTTTGTGGGTTCTACGTTCATGCTAATGATACGTCAAGGATTTGCCCGTGGGGTTTACTCAAATGAGGCAGGGATGGGAACTTCACCTATAGTTCACTCCACAGCAACAACTGACCACCCTGCAAGACAAGGTATGTGGGGAATTTTTGAGGTATTTATAGATACAATAGTTGTATGTTCAATAACAGGTTTAGTAATACTTGTAACAGGAGAATGGCAAAGCGGGGAAATTGGAGCTAGCCTAACGGCAACGGCCTTTAGAACAGGCCTACCTGGAAACTTCGGTCACTTGGTAGTAACCTTTGCAACACTATTCTTTGCTTACACCACTATACTGTTAGCAGGGTACTATGCAGAGGCAGGTGGACAGTACTGTTTCGGGAACAAGATATCAATTCCATTCAGACTACTATATGTTTTAATTCTAGTGTTCGGTGCAGTTGGTGGATTGCAGTTCATCTGGGGTCTATTTGACTTCTTCATGGCTCTGACAGTGGCGATAAACTTAATTGTGTTATTGTTCATGTTTAAAGATGTAAGAGACTTAACTAAGGATTTCTTCACATCGGGTAAGTACATCGATGACAAGAAAGATATATCGGCTTAA
- a CDS encoding M20 metallopeptidase family protein has translation MDIKKEIYELKDELIALRRDFHQHPELGFQEFRTQEVLERYLIDCGLEVKRIAKTGLVALLKGDKPGRTLLMRSDMDALPIVEENDVPYKSVNNGVMHACAHDGHMAMMLIAAKILSKKKEQLQGNIKFVFQPNEEDAGAKYMIDEGVLDNPRVDAAIGIHLWSPIETGKIGIAKGPLMASSEYFTIKIKGKGGHGGAPHASIDPIICASSIVQQVQQIQSRKINVISEPTVITFGSIQGGDFPIIIPESAKLEGSIRCLHGNLDKIKELFERKIRCQCESDETTYELTYKCGNRLLSNDPEITELVEGVAAKVVGEENIKSDVQDMLGEDFSEFSSNVPSCFYFVGIANKEKETDYFHHHPKFNIDEDALFIGVEMHVRAALEFLTN, from the coding sequence ATGGACATTAAAAAAGAAATCTATGAGCTAAAGGATGAACTAATTGCATTAAGGAGGGATTTTCATCAGCACCCAGAATTGGGCTTCCAAGAATTTAGGACTCAAGAAGTATTAGAGAGATATCTTATAGATTGCGGTTTAGAAGTAAAAAGAATAGCTAAAACAGGTTTGGTAGCCTTACTGAAAGGAGATAAACCCGGTCGAACTTTGCTTATGAGATCTGACATGGATGCACTACCTATAGTTGAGGAAAATGATGTTCCATATAAGTCAGTCAATAATGGAGTTATGCATGCATGTGCCCATGACGGTCATATGGCCATGATGTTAATAGCTGCAAAGATTCTTAGCAAGAAAAAAGAGCAACTTCAAGGAAACATTAAGTTTGTCTTCCAGCCAAATGAAGAAGATGCTGGGGCAAAGTATATGATAGATGAGGGTGTATTGGATAATCCAAGGGTTGATGCAGCCATAGGTATACACCTATGGTCGCCAATTGAAACGGGGAAAATAGGTATTGCTAAGGGACCGTTAATGGCTTCAAGTGAGTATTTTACCATCAAAATTAAAGGGAAGGGAGGTCATGGAGGAGCACCACATGCAAGTATTGACCCTATTATCTGTGCTAGTAGCATTGTTCAACAAGTACAGCAGATACAATCTAGAAAAATCAATGTTATTAGTGAACCAACTGTTATTACATTCGGCAGTATTCAGGGTGGGGATTTCCCCATCATAATCCCAGAATCTGCTAAACTTGAGGGGTCAATCAGATGCTTACATGGGAATCTAGACAAAATTAAGGAACTCTTTGAAAGAAAGATTCGTTGTCAATGTGAATCAGATGAAACCACTTATGAGCTTACATATAAATGTGGTAACAGACTGCTAAGCAATGATCCTGAAATTACAGAACTAGTTGAAGGGGTTGCCGCAAAGGTTGTAGGTGAAGAGAACATAAAGTCAGATGTTCAAGATATGCTAGGTGAAGATTTCTCTGAATTCTCATCAAATGTACCAAGTTGTTTCTACTTTGTAGGCATAGCAAACAAAGAGAAAGAAACTGATTATTTCCATCATCATCCGAAGTTCAATATAGACGAAGATGCACTTTTTATAGGTGTAGAAATGCATGTTAGAGCTGCTTTAGAATTTCTAACAAATTAG